A DNA window from Syntrophorhabdales bacterium contains the following coding sequences:
- a CDS encoding helix-turn-helix domain-containing protein, which yields MEKLCIVRRRKSEPGIRFSAAEGLVRVASGSRTTPLEASNTISLDWNYPLRGDISTPDDQKLSIELTPTQADVVKSHAYFKLLLGGEADGSSLNIQRAEDGEVTFNFYFKQVYLSKLLTIPDVCGMLQVSKAFLTRMVKQGKLKSYKIGKLRRFSLEDILAHLSESAEAWPKGGNNVL from the coding sequence ATGGAAAAGCTTTGCATCGTCAGGAGAAGAAAATCTGAGCCCGGGATAAGGTTCAGTGCGGCCGAAGGCCTGGTGCGTGTGGCAAGCGGATCAAGGACTACACCATTGGAGGCATCGAATACCATCTCTCTTGATTGGAATTACCCTTTGCGGGGCGACATCTCGACACCCGATGACCAGAAGCTCTCCATAGAGCTTACTCCTACGCAAGCAGATGTCGTCAAATCGCACGCCTATTTCAAGCTTCTCCTGGGCGGTGAGGCTGACGGATCAAGTCTCAACATACAACGTGCTGAAGACGGCGAGGTCACGTTCAATTTTTATTTCAAGCAGGTCTATCTGTCGAAGCTGCTCACCATCCCAGATGTATGCGGGATGCTGCAGGTAAGTAAAGCCTTTCTGACAAGAATGGTCAAACAGGGCAAGCTGAAGAGCTACAAGATCGGCAAGCTGAGAAGGTTTTCACTGGAAGATATTCTCGCGCACCTAAGTGAAAGTGCGGAAGCTTGGCCGAAAGGGGGAAACAATGTACTATGA
- a CDS encoding AAA family ATPase, producing MYYEYWGLKKPPFDNVPDPSMYVESHASVENTIAETLFAIEEGNECIAVIVGDVGLGKTLSLRLILDNLSQEKYKVAFITNPDMSFVQLMREIVGQLTGQPCEIQKRIDLLEMFNKIIFQTADEGKKVLLFIDEANALPPGNLESLRLLTNMQEDHRNLFTIVLAGQIELARRLENPRRANLFQRIGTYCRIDKIQSPELIKDYVETRLRLAGCERKIFTDDAIDVLWEYSDHGVPRLINKICKLCLKAGETNEFEQIDGPTAKQIAERFQKLTGPALQKRKPRKRLSPSATRESGDFKQDEEQRRDEEIPQGVVLNPPDVPSEVGLGFVASNAPLEEVPAETAPLAEAEPPQAAEPDTGALREQISKPDSEDARTDLYEEATLGKFKIKVGIPLQLLKMATSSTRENRAKLAGSLAAQTLDKYPQLTSETAVDPVALWSEIRSLILNAFEREIAQAEADQVASAV from the coding sequence ATGTACTATGAATACTGGGGCCTGAAAAAACCGCCGTTCGACAATGTTCCAGATCCTTCAATGTACGTGGAGTCACACGCTTCCGTCGAGAACACCATAGCAGAGACGCTTTTTGCCATAGAGGAGGGCAATGAATGCATTGCCGTCATCGTAGGGGATGTTGGTCTGGGCAAAACCCTTTCTCTCAGGCTCATCCTCGATAACCTTTCCCAGGAAAAGTATAAGGTCGCCTTCATAACAAATCCGGATATGTCGTTCGTGCAGCTCATGAGAGAGATAGTGGGCCAACTCACCGGGCAACCATGTGAAATCCAGAAACGTATTGACCTGCTGGAGATGTTCAATAAGATAATCTTTCAGACAGCTGACGAGGGTAAGAAAGTCCTCCTATTCATAGACGAAGCAAACGCGCTTCCTCCGGGGAATCTGGAAAGCCTCAGGCTTCTTACAAATATGCAGGAGGATCATAGAAATCTCTTTACCATAGTATTGGCAGGACAGATTGAGCTTGCACGCAGGCTCGAGAATCCCCGGCGTGCCAACCTCTTTCAACGCATCGGGACGTACTGCAGGATCGACAAGATTCAATCCCCAGAACTGATTAAGGATTACGTTGAAACCCGCCTCAGGTTGGCAGGCTGCGAAAGGAAGATCTTTACTGATGATGCCATCGACGTGCTGTGGGAGTACTCGGACCACGGCGTTCCCCGCCTTATTAATAAGATCTGCAAACTCTGCCTGAAGGCTGGAGAGACTAACGAATTTGAGCAGATCGATGGACCCACGGCAAAACAAATCGCAGAGCGGTTTCAGAAGCTCACCGGGCCGGCGCTTCAGAAGAGAAAGCCGCGTAAGCGCTTGTCGCCCAGCGCCACCCGGGAAAGCGGAGACTTCAAACAAGATGAAGAGCAACGTAGAGATGAAGAAATTCCCCAGGGCGTAGTTCTGAATCCACCCGATGTTCCTTCTGAGGTCGGGTTAGGATTTGTCGCCAGCAATGCGCCACTTGAGGAAGTACCTGCGGAAACAGCACCCCTGGCTGAAGCAGAGCCTCCACAGGCCGCAGAACCTGATACCGGAGCCCTCCGGGAGCAGATATCCAAGCCTGACTCCGAGGACGCGCGCACGGATCTGTACGAGGAGGCTACGCTTGGAAAATTCAAAATTAAAGTGGGCATCCCCCTGCAACTCCTGAAGATGGCCACATCCTCAACCCGGGAGAATCGCGCAAAGCTTGCTGGAAGCCTGGCCGCGCAGACCCTCGACAAGTATCCCCAGCTGACGAGTGAGACAGCTGTTGATCCCGTCGCCCTCTGGAGCGAAATAAGAAGCCTCATCCTGAACGCTTTTGAACGGGAAATAGCACAGGCCGAAGCCGATCAGGTCGCAAGCGCCGTCTAG
- a CDS encoding hydrogenase iron-sulfur subunit — protein sequence MSVPKKFKPKVLGFVCHWUAYGAADLAGVSRLQYTTEMRLIRVMCSGRVDPSFILRAFSKGADGVFIGACHLSECNYMTHGNYHTLNMVLLLRKVLEHVGINPERLRMAFMSGAEANLFAENVNSFVKKIKELGPLGTIEGLDEEKLKFKLETVTELIPYIRLVERERLRAPVMSEEAYHKFYSSDELNRLFNQTIVEKLAIGQIISLLRERPLSTAEIAKSLGLSPSEVSKYLNSSSRQRLVKYDESEKRYALA from the coding sequence ATGAGCGTACCAAAGAAATTTAAGCCAAAGGTCCTGGGCTTCGTCTGCCACTGGTGAGCGTACGGCGCAGCTGACCTGGCTGGAGTTTCCAGACTGCAATATACAACCGAAATGAGACTCATCCGCGTCATGTGTTCCGGGAGAGTCGACCCGTCATTCATACTCAGGGCTTTCTCAAAAGGGGCCGATGGTGTGTTTATCGGTGCGTGCCATCTGAGTGAATGCAACTACATGACGCATGGGAATTACCACACACTCAACATGGTGCTTCTTCTCAGAAAAGTACTGGAGCATGTGGGCATCAACCCTGAGAGGCTGCGGATGGCCTTCATGTCGGGTGCTGAAGCAAACCTTTTTGCTGAGAACGTGAATAGTTTCGTCAAGAAGATAAAAGAGCTGGGACCCCTCGGCACAATTGAGGGATTGGACGAGGAGAAGCTGAAGTTCAAGCTTGAAACGGTGACGGAACTCATCCCGTACATCAGGCTTGTGGAGAGGGAGAGATTGCGGGCACCCGTGATGAGCGAAGAGGCTTATCACAAGTTCTACTCCAGCGATGAACTGAATAGATTGTTCAATCAGACCATCGTGGAAAAGCTCGCAATAGGACAGATCATCTCGCTGCTTCGCGAAAGGCCCCTGTCGACGGCAGAAATCGCCAAGAGCCTCGGCTTGAGCCCGTCGGAAGTATCAAAGTACCTGAACAGCTCATCCAGGCAACGACTGGTGAAGTACGATGAAAGCGAGAAACGCTATGCGCTCGCGTGA
- a CDS encoding 2Fe-2S iron-sulfur cluster-binding protein codes for MSDILLQIDGKEVKAKQGMTVLEAAKSAGIAIPTLCYHEKLEPFGGCRLCIVEVESRGSTRLVVSCVYPAEKNIIVRTRSEKIDRIRKMILELQMAHAPDAFIFEDLAKEYGADKNRFEKEPSFCIHCGLCVRYCAEVKKKNAIGFVDRGIRKEIAFVPEIAAKECWNCKECFPLCPTEALQAAYVLVEALAFPRASESTK; via the coding sequence ATGAGCGACATCCTCTTACAGATCGATGGAAAAGAAGTTAAGGCCAAGCAAGGGATGACCGTACTTGAGGCAGCGAAGAGCGCAGGCATAGCAATCCCTACTCTTTGTTACCATGAGAAACTGGAACCATTCGGCGGTTGCCGCCTTTGCATTGTCGAAGTGGAAAGTCGCGGCTCCACAAGACTTGTGGTCTCCTGCGTCTATCCGGCGGAGAAAAATATCATCGTAAGGACCAGGTCTGAGAAGATCGACAGAATCCGTAAAATGATCCTGGAGCTGCAGATGGCCCATGCTCCCGATGCGTTTATATTCGAGGATCTGGCTAAAGAGTATGGTGCAGATAAGAATCGCTTTGAAAAAGAACCCTCTTTTTGCATCCACTGCGGTCTCTGCGTACGCTATTGTGCCGAGGTCAAGAAGAAGAATGCCATCGGCTTTGTAGACCGGGGCATACGAAAAGAGATCGCCTTCGTCCCGGAAATAGCCGCCAAAGAGTGCTGGAACTGCAAGGAGTGTTTTCCGTTGTGTCCCACTGAGGCGCTCCAGGCGGCATACGTGCTGGTGGAAGCACTGGCGTTCCCCCGCGCTTCAGAATCCACAAAATAA
- a CDS encoding NAD(P)H-dependent oxidoreductase subunit E: MNKERVDQIIDKHNGEASSLIQVLLDIQAENSWLPKEALERVAERLQVPMTRIQHIATFYKAFSLVPKGRHQVHICMGTACHVRGASRVLDTVEGLTGIKPGETDLDLKFSLEIVNCLGCCALGPVMEIDGKTHGKMTPAQTADVLKNYQ, encoded by the coding sequence ATGAACAAAGAGAGAGTCGACCAGATCATTGATAAGCACAATGGCGAAGCCAGTTCGCTCATCCAGGTACTGCTTGACATCCAGGCAGAGAACAGCTGGCTTCCCAAGGAAGCACTGGAACGCGTTGCAGAACGCTTGCAGGTTCCCATGACCCGCATACAGCACATTGCCACCTTCTATAAAGCCTTCAGTCTGGTTCCGAAGGGACGGCATCAGGTGCATATCTGCATGGGTACCGCCTGCCATGTCCGCGGTGCATCCCGAGTGCTTGATACTGTCGAGGGGTTGACCGGCATCAAACCGGGCGAGACAGACCTGGATCTGAAGTTCTCGCTTGAGATTGTCAACTGTCTCGGCTGCTGCGCGCTAGGTCCTGTCATGGAAATCGACGGGAAAACGCACGGAAAAATGACGCCGGCCCAGACTGCCGACGTACTTAAAAACTACCAGTAA
- a CDS encoding NADH-ubiquinone oxidoreductase-F iron-sulfur binding region domain-containing protein produces the protein MSRIQSPAELEALREEILSKRDPNKPCITLCSGSACHASGSREVAAKLEEEIEKQGLKEQVDIRKTGCHGFCERGPIIVIRPEEICYFQIKPEDVPEIVSQTIKEKKIIDRLVYTDPAAKEKIIHESEIPFYKNQGRIVFGANISVDPKSIEDYLAIGGYKALAKALTTMSADAVLQEVKKANLRGRGGGGFPAGVKWEGTRNAPGDIKYVIVNADEGDPGAYMDRSLLEGNPHAVLEGLTIGAYAVGAHEGYIYVRQEYPLAVENVNMAIKIATEYGLLGKNILGSGFDFVVKVHRGAGAFVCGESTALMTALEGRAGEPRPKYIRSNVVGLWGRPSVLNNVETWANVPLIINNGADWFTQYGTESSKGTKIFSLVGKITNTGLVEVPMGTPLRDIIYKIGGGIPGGKKFKAVQTGGPSGGCLPEESLDLPVGFDELTAAGSMMGSGGMIVMDEDTCMVDVARYFLEFLTDESCGKCVPCREGMRQMLKLLTNITKGKGKEGDIELLEQLAETAIEAALCALGKSSPNPFLSTLKYFRDEYEAHVKEKRCPALSCKELIAYYIDPAKCNACTTCARKCPSDAIKGGKNLIHIVDQEKCTKCGTCFEVCPPKFRAVTKISGQPVPPPVPEEARTIVRESKQK, from the coding sequence ATGTCGCGGATACAATCGCCCGCTGAATTGGAAGCATTAAGGGAAGAAATCCTCTCCAAGAGGGATCCGAACAAGCCTTGCATCACCCTCTGTTCCGGGTCTGCCTGCCACGCCTCTGGAAGCAGGGAAGTGGCAGCAAAGCTTGAAGAGGAGATCGAGAAACAAGGCCTCAAAGAACAGGTGGACATCAGGAAGACCGGCTGCCACGGTTTTTGTGAGCGCGGCCCCATCATCGTGATCCGTCCGGAAGAAATATGCTACTTCCAGATCAAACCGGAGGATGTCCCTGAAATCGTCTCCCAGACCATCAAGGAGAAGAAGATCATCGATCGCCTCGTTTACACCGATCCGGCTGCCAAAGAAAAAATCATTCATGAATCTGAGATCCCCTTCTACAAGAACCAGGGACGAATCGTGTTCGGCGCCAACATCAGTGTCGATCCGAAGAGTATCGAGGATTATCTGGCAATCGGCGGGTACAAGGCGTTAGCGAAAGCGCTCACCACGATGAGCGCCGATGCGGTGTTGCAGGAAGTGAAGAAGGCCAACCTGCGCGGTAGGGGCGGAGGCGGTTTTCCGGCAGGCGTCAAGTGGGAAGGAACCCGGAATGCTCCCGGCGATATCAAGTATGTTATCGTCAATGCTGACGAGGGCGACCCCGGAGCCTACATGGACAGAAGCTTACTGGAGGGCAATCCCCACGCAGTTCTCGAAGGACTGACCATCGGCGCGTATGCGGTGGGGGCGCATGAAGGCTACATCTACGTGCGCCAGGAATATCCGCTGGCCGTGGAGAACGTGAATATGGCTATCAAGATTGCCACGGAATACGGCCTTCTGGGGAAAAATATCCTGGGTTCAGGTTTTGATTTTGTGGTCAAGGTGCACAGGGGCGCGGGAGCGTTTGTGTGCGGCGAGTCAACCGCATTGATGACCGCTCTCGAAGGCAGGGCTGGAGAACCGAGACCAAAATATATCCGTTCTAACGTGGTAGGCCTCTGGGGGAGACCCAGCGTGCTGAACAATGTTGAAACGTGGGCCAATGTCCCTCTTATCATCAACAACGGCGCTGACTGGTTTACCCAGTATGGCACCGAAAGCAGTAAAGGTACCAAGATCTTCTCTCTGGTCGGGAAAATAACCAACACCGGCCTGGTGGAAGTGCCCATGGGCACACCGCTGCGCGACATCATCTACAAGATAGGCGGTGGCATTCCGGGCGGAAAGAAATTTAAAGCAGTGCAGACCGGCGGGCCGTCAGGCGGCTGCCTGCCGGAGGAGTCACTGGATTTGCCGGTGGGCTTTGATGAGTTGACCGCGGCCGGTTCCATGATGGGTTCGGGCGGCATGATCGTGATGGACGAAGACACCTGCATGGTGGACGTCGCCAGGTATTTCCTTGAATTTCTCACCGATGAATCGTGCGGCAAATGCGTGCCCTGCCGTGAAGGCATGCGGCAGATGCTGAAGCTTCTGACGAACATTACAAAAGGGAAGGGCAAAGAGGGTGATATCGAGCTTCTGGAGCAACTCGCGGAGACAGCCATTGAAGCTGCGCTGTGCGCCCTGGGCAAGAGTTCTCCCAACCCATTTCTGAGCACGCTGAAATACTTCAGAGATGAGTATGAGGCTCATGTGAAGGAGAAGCGGTGCCCTGCCCTCTCCTGCAAGGAATTGATTGCTTACTATATTGATCCGGCAAAGTGCAACGCCTGTACCACCTGTGCGAGGAAGTGCCCGTCCGATGCAATCAAAGGCGGCAAAAATCTGATCCACATCGTCGATCAGGAAAAATGCACCAAGTGCGGGACGTGTTTCGAGGTATGTCCTCCTAAATTCCGCGCCGTGACAAAAATATCGGGACAACCGGTTCCGCCTCCTGTTCCTGAAGAAGCCAGAACCATAGTCAGGGAGAGTAAACAAAAATGA
- a CDS encoding tetratricopeptide repeat protein — translation MAEQKSARDWFVEACQLEQSEGLPERAIEAYKECLRIDSNYVDALTNLGFIHLEREEYEEALRCFARVAELEPGNPDAFNDLGYVYEKMERLGSARQMYERAREADPSDAEAYINLAHVADLEGDYEGAMRQYKKAIQANPESVSAHFCLALLYDRHDIFDEAMAEYQEVLNLDPRHVKALFNLGSLHAQNGQYDEAVACFKWVLNLNDTNAEACNNLGSVYEGLGRYDDAIEMYKKSIICKSVQEEAHCNLASLEYRLCEGHSDKTKLQGIIDRLQFVLSLNPRNANARQILERIETTAESSRF, via the coding sequence TTGGCTGAGCAAAAGTCTGCGCGCGATTGGTTTGTCGAAGCCTGTCAGCTCGAGCAGAGCGAGGGCCTGCCCGAACGTGCAATTGAAGCGTATAAGGAGTGTCTCCGGATTGACAGCAACTATGTTGACGCCCTGACCAATCTTGGTTTCATCCACCTCGAAAGGGAAGAGTATGAAGAGGCCTTGAGGTGCTTTGCGCGGGTTGCCGAACTGGAGCCTGGTAACCCGGACGCATTCAACGATCTGGGCTACGTGTATGAGAAAATGGAGAGACTGGGCAGCGCGAGACAGATGTACGAACGCGCCCGGGAGGCCGATCCGAGCGACGCGGAGGCATACATAAACCTTGCACATGTCGCCGACCTGGAAGGCGACTACGAAGGCGCGATGCGGCAATACAAGAAGGCGATCCAGGCAAATCCTGAATCTGTTTCAGCTCACTTCTGCCTTGCTCTTCTCTATGACCGGCATGATATTTTTGATGAGGCGATGGCAGAATATCAGGAGGTTTTGAACTTAGACCCCCGCCATGTAAAGGCGCTCTTCAATCTGGGAAGTCTGCACGCTCAGAACGGACAGTACGACGAAGCCGTTGCCTGCTTCAAGTGGGTACTCAACCTCAACGATACGAACGCTGAAGCATGCAACAACCTGGGATCCGTCTACGAGGGGCTTGGCCGTTACGATGACGCCATTGAAATGTACAAAAAATCGATCATTTGCAAGTCTGTCCAGGAAGAAGCTCACTGCAATCTTGCAAGCCTTGAATATCGTCTTTGCGAAGGGCACTCGGACAAGACAAAGCTGCAGGGCATAATCGACAGGCTGCAGTTTGTCCTGTCGCTGAATCCTAGAAATGCTAACGCCCGTCAGATTTTAGAACGAATAGAAACAACAGCAGAGAGCAGCAGATTTTAA